The following are from one region of the Fusarium keratoplasticum isolate Fu6.1 chromosome 4, whole genome shotgun sequence genome:
- a CDS encoding RRM domain-containing protein: protein MSDAARWKATVYVGGLSQMVTTGHILDAFIPFGEIVDCKLPKPEAPNSGEAHRGFAYVEYEDAADAKEAIDNMDQSEFFGRILKVSQAKAPKSADEGLGSKTAIWEKEGWLAEHAADENDRLGDDAKVVPDSGPDPMQGLEGLDVAGPKPE, encoded by the exons ATGTCGGACGCAGCTCGATGGAAGGCGACCGTCTACGTTGGTGGACTCTCCCAGATGGTCACCACAGGTCACATCCTTGACGCCTTCATCCCCTTTGGAGAGATTGTCGACTGCAAGTTGCCAAAGCCCGAAGCACCAAACTCTGGAGAAGCCCATAGAGGGTTCGCATATGTCGAGTACGAGGACGCCGCCGATGCGAAGGAGGCAATCGACAATATGGATCAGTCGGAGTTTTTCGGAAGGATCCTCAAGGTCTCACAAGCCAAGGCACCCAAGAGCGCCGACGAAGGACTGGGCAGTAAGACCGCTATCTGGGAAAAG GAAGGTTGGCTGGCCGAGCATGCGGCGGATGAGAATGACaggcttggagatgatgcaaaGGTAGTGCCAGATTCTGGCCCTGACCCCATGCAAGGGTTGGAGGGACTCGACGTTGCAGGGCCGAAACCTGAGTGA
- a CDS encoding Cytochrome c oxidase subunit, which yields MAEDGQELVTKPFKFVTGTDARFPNQNQTKHCWQNYVDYHKCILAKGEDFAPCRQFWLSYRSLCPSGWYNRWDEQREAGNFPVKLDA from the exons ATGGCGGAAGACGGTCAGGAGCTTGTCACCAAGCCCTTCAAGTTTGTCACTG GCACCGACGCCCGTTTCCCCAACCAGAACCAGACCAAGCACTGCTGGCAAAACTACGTCGACTACCACAAGTGCATCCTCGCCAAGGGTGAGGACTTTGCGCCCTGCCGCCAG TTCTGGCTCTCTTACCGATCCCTCTGCCCCTCCGGCTGGTACAACCGATGGGATGAGCAGCGCG AGGCCGGAAACTTCCCCGTCAAGCTGGACGCTTAA
- a CDS encoding Protein transport protein SEC31 — MVRLREIPRTAAFAWSPGAGKPVLVTGTRAGAVDADFSDESKLELWDLALDDQEQGLELQPVASITTDARFYDVAWGPANDDHPKGIIAGALENGSLDLWDAEKLIAGDSDALISQTSKHTGPIKTIQFNPLKPQILATAGAKGELFIYDVNDIANPFRLGNTAARSDDIECLAWNQKVSHILATGGNGGFVTVWDLKTKKASLTLNNSRKAVSSIAWDPNHSTKLLTATPDDNTPVILMWDLRNSNAPERTLQGHESGVLSLSWCQQDSDLLLSSGKDNRTIVWNPNTGERYGELPEVTNWTFLTRFNPHNPNLSATASFDGKITVQTLQNTNPDTSKAAAEKNLDDEDFFRAAQDQPQDASWTLAKAPNWFERPIGASFGFGGKVVVFKANPVQAGQKRSSKVMITNFSIDSDVSSATEKFQEAIASGDISSICADRIEQAKTEEEKADWQVMETLVGDNPRSKIVDYLGFNEEDLANGSVKEGEGEADDDAEAETKEDAEDKKKKRVSSFFDGAEAEDDDFLSNLAATKDAKTDNPFQLFSESDSPVEKDITRALMLGNFAKATERCLKEERFADAFLIANCGGQELADKVQSAYLARKSGQPSYMRLLGSVIAKNLWDVVYNADLEDWQETMAIICTFSDPAEFSDLCEALGDRINEEGSRKDASFCYLVGSKLEKVVSIWAAELDEAEQAGLKEASGDSTFSVHAKSLQNFIEKVTVFRHVTKFQDGEKGLSSDWKLATLYDKYTEYADILAGHGQLETAQKYLDLLPSNYPAAELARNRVRLATKKPAAQPSARVPASSSRTSSRIQPAIGYQPPQSVPAPAPAQTAANPYSNIAQNPAPRSTGSPAQQYMPPTNAYQPQGSNTYQPQGGYAPPAQTGYGAPGGYQPPTQHGYGAPPPMAGPPRNTTPSSVPPPSKAKNMDNWNDVPLVTKAPPARRTTPSVGPLTSPFPGQQASHPPPPPGGPTPYGQRAGATPPPPPPKGPAPPRVTSPLAAPPQNFQPPPPAASAHNPYAPPPPAAGAIPSPMPHVVPRTASPYNAPPAAAPPSNRYAPTPVAQQQQQFSQPPGSVPPPGAASRPPPAGSFGAPPQQSTPHNQYTPSPYGAPPSQSYGAPPTQPSAPPTGPPPTGPPPMNRPGPPAASSPKPTPPPQPAAPPKARHPAGDRSHIPASAQRLVDILSQDMQRVAVKAPSNFAPQVKDTQKRLNILFDHLNNEELVQPGTIEQLTELAQAIEAKNYDVAHKLQVEVQRDKTEECGNWMVGVKRLISMSRATP, encoded by the exons atggtgCGCCTTCGAGAGATACCCCGAACGGCCGCCTTCGCCTGGTCGCCAGGTGCCGGCAAGCCTGTCTTGGTCACCGGTACTCGCGCCGGCGCTGTCGATGCCGATTTTTCTGACGAGAGCAAGCTGGAGCTCTGGGATCTTGCTCTGGACGACCAAGAGCAAGGCCTCGAGTTGCAACCTGTCGCTAGCATCACCACCGACGCTAG GTTCTACGATGTTGCTTGGGGTCCTGCCAACGATGATCACCCCAAGGGTATCATTGCAGGTGCCCTCGAGAACGGCTCATTGGATCTTTGGgacgccgagaagctcaTTGCTGGGGACTCAGATGCCCTGATCTCACAAACCTCCAAGCACACCGGCCCAATCAAGACAATACAATTCAACCCCCTGAAGCCGCAGATTCTGGCCACGGCTGGCGCTAAGGGCGAGCTCTTCATCTACGATGTGAACGACATCGCGAACCCTTTCAGGCTAGGAAACACGGCCGCCCGATCCGACGATATCGAATGCCTTGCATGGAACCAGAAGGTCTCTCATATTCTTGCAACTGGCGGTAACGGTGGTTTCGTGACCGTGTGGGACTTGAAGACCAAGAAAGCTTCATTGACTCTTAACAACAGCCGAAAGGCCGTCAGTTCCATCGCCTGGGACCCCAACCACTCCACAAAGCTCTTGACGGCGACTCCAGATGATAACACCCCCGTCATTCTGATGTGGGATCTCCGAAACTCCAATGCTCCCGAGAGAACACTCCAGGGTCACGAATCAGGTGTCCTGTCCTTGTCGTGGTGCCAACAAGACAGCGACCTGCTACTCTCTTCAGGCAAGGATAACCGCACCATTGTCTGGAACCCCAACACCGGCGAGCGTTATGGCGAGCTGCCTGAAGTGACGAACTGGACTTTCCTCACTCGTTTCAACCCTCATAACCCCAACCTTTCGGCGACTGCCAGCTTCGACGGCAAGATCACGGTGCAGACACTACAAAACACCAACCCCGACACATCCAAGGCTgcggccgagaagaacctgGATGACGAAGACTTTTTCCGCGCCGCTCAAGACCAGCCCCAGGACGCATCATGGACCCTGGCCAAGGCCCCCAACTGGTTCGAGAGACCCATTGGCGCCTCGTTCGGTTTCGGAGGCAAGGTTGTGGTGTTCAAGGCCAACCCTGTCCAGGCTGGGCAGAAGCGATCTTCCAAGGTTATGATTACCAACTTCTCAATCGATTCCGATGTGTCTTCTGCCACCGAGAAGTTCCAGGAGGCCATCGCTTCTGGTGATATCTCTTCCATTTGCGCCGACCGCATTGAGCAGGCCAAGActgaggaggaaaaggccgatTGGCAGGTGATGGAGACTCTTGTTGGCGACAACCCTCGCAGCAAGATTGTCGATTATCTCGGCTTCAAtgaggaggatcttgccaATGGCAGTGTtaaggagggagagggagaggctgatgatgatgctgaggccgagaccaaggaagatgccgaagataagaagaagaagcgtgTTTCTAGCTTCTTTGACggcgccgaggccgaggacgacgattTCCTGTCCAACCTTGCTGCTaccaaggacgccaagacTGACAACCCCTTCCAACTGTTCAGCGAGTCTGATAGCCCAGTTGAGAAGGATATCACTAGAGCTCTGATGCTGGGCAACTTCGCCAAGGCTACTGAACGTTGCTTGAAGGAGGAGCGCTTCGCTGATGCATTTTTGATCGCCAACTGTGGCGGCCAAGAGCTCGCTGACAAGGTCCAGTCCGCTTATCTGGCTCGCAAGAGCGGCCAACCCAGCTATATGCGCCTCCTTGGCTCTGTCATTGCCAAAAACCTTTGGGACGTCGTTTACAATGCCGACCTTGAGGACTGGCAGGagaccatggccatcatctgcacTTTCTCTGACCCCGCCGAGTTCTCGGACCTTTGCGAGGCGCTGGGAGACAGGATTAACGAGGAAGGATCCCGAAAGGATGCTTCGTTCTGCTACTTGGTTGGctccaagctcgagaaggtcGTGTCGATCTGGGCTGCCGAGTTGGATGAGGCAGAGCAGGCTGGCTTGAAAGAGGCATCTGGAGATTCCACCTTCTCTGTCCATGCCAAGTCCCTGCAAAACTTCATCGAGAAGGTCACCGTCTTCCGCCATGTCACCAAGTTCCAGGATGGCGAAAAGGGACTGAGCTCGGACTGGAAGCTCGCCACTCTGTACGACAAGTACACCGAGTATGCTGATATCCTGGCTGGCCATGGTCAGCTTGAGACTGCTCAGAAGTATCTCGACCTTCTCCCATCCAACTATCCCGCTGCGGAACTGGCCAGGAACCGTGTACGACTTGCCACCAAGAAGCCTGCTGCTCAGCCCAGCGCCAGAGTACCAGCATCTTCGAGCCGCACTTCGTCCAGAATCCAGCCCGCCATAGGCTATCAGCCCCCCCAGTCCGTGCCGGCGCCGGCTCCTGCTCAGACTGCGGCCAACCCCTATAGCAACATCGCCCAGAACCCGGCTCCTCGGTCAACTGGATCACCAGCCCAGCAGTACATGCCCCCGACAAACGCCTATCAGCCTCAGGGTAGTAACACCTACCAGCCTCAGGGTGGTTACGCACCACCTGCTCAGACTGGTTATGGAGCCCCTGGTGGCTACCAGCCGCCCACTCAGCATGGATACGGTGCTCCTCCGCCCATGGCCGGACCTCCTCGAAACACGACTCCTTCCTCTGTGCCACCTCCTTCTAAGGCTAAGAACATGGACAACTGGAACGATGTTCCTTTGGTCACTAAGGCACCACCAGCACGCAGGACTACTCCGAGTGTCGGACCTCTGACGTCGCCTTTCCCTGGACAGCAGGcctctcaccctcctcctccccctgGAGGCCCGACCCCTTACGGACAGCGAGCCGGAgccactcctcctccccctcctcccaaggGACCAGCACCTCCTCGAGTAACGTCGCCCCTGGCCGCCCCTCCTCAGAACTTCCAGCCCCCTCCTCCGGCTGCCAGCGCTCACAACCCATAcgcgcctcctcctccagctgcggGTGCGATCCCGTCACCAATGCCTCATGTCGTCCCTCGGACGGCGTCTCCCTACAACGCCCCTCCTGCCGCAGCACCTCCTTCCAACCGGTATGCCCCTACTCCGGtagcgcagcagcagcagcagtttAGCCAGCCCCCAGGCTCGGTGCCACCTCCAGGTGCTGCTAGCCGTCCCCCGCCAGCTGGTTCATTTGGAGCGCCTCCTCAGCAGTCGACTCCCCACAACCAGTACACGCCCTCTCCTTATGGCGCTCCTCCAAGCCAGTCCTACGGGGCTCCCCCGACCCAGCCTTCCGCACCTCCAACCGGACCTCCTCCCACTGGACCTCCTCCTATGAACCGGCCTGGACCTCCTGCTGCCTCTTCTCCTAAGCCAACTCCTCCACCTCAGCCAGCCGCGCCGCCCAAGGCCCGACACCCTGCAGGTGACCGATCACATATCCCTGCCAGCGCGCAGCGTCTGGTGGATATTCTGAGCCAGGATATGCAGCGAGTTGCAGTCAAGGCCCCCTCCAACTTCGCCCCCCAGGTCAAGGATACGCAGAAGCGACTCAACATTCTGTTCGACCACCTCAACAATGAGGAGCTGGTTCAGCCCGGCACAATCGAGCAGCTTACAGAGCTTGCGCAGGCCATTGAGGCCAAGAACTACGACGTGGCCCACAAGCTGCAGGTTGAGGTTCAGCGAGACAAGACGGAGGAGTGTGGTAACTGGATG GTTGGTGTGAAGCGCCTTATCAGCATGAGCAGGGCTACGCCGTGA
- a CDS encoding S10-plectin domain-containing protein — translation MLIPKADRKKIHEYLFREGVLVAQKDFNLPKHPDIDTKNLFVIKALQSLNSRGYVKTQFSWQYYYYTLTPEGLDYLREWLHLPAEIVPATHIKQQRSHAPPRGMLGEGERERRPFGRGRGGDRGDREGGYRRRDAGEGKEGGAPGEFAPQFRGGYGRGRGAAPPS, via the exons ATGTTGATTCCCAAGGCCGACCGCAAGAAGATCCACGAG TACCTCTTCCGAGAGggtgtcctcgtcgcccAGAAGGACTTCAACCTTCCCAAGCACCCCGATATCGACACCAAGAACCTGTTCGTTATCAAGGCTCTTCAGTCCCTCAACTCCCGCGGCTACGTCAAGACCCAGTTCTCGTGGCAGTACTACTACTACACCCTGACCCCCGAGGGTCTCGACTACCTGCGCGAATGGCTTCACCTCCCCGCTGAGATCGTTCCTGCTACCCACATCAAGCAACAACGATCGCACGCTCCTCCCCGTGGCatgctcggcgagggcgagcgCGAGCGAAGACCCtttggccgtggccgtggtggcGACCGAGGCGACCGTGAGGGCGGATACCGACGAAGGGATGCtggcgagggcaaggagggcgGTGCTCCCGGCGAGTTCGCTCCTCAGTT CCGTGGTGGTTAcggccgtggccgtggcgcTGCTCCCCCCTCTTAA
- a CDS encoding Sde2-N-Ubi domain-containing protein, whose amino-acid sequence MSSRNLNVLVTSFAGLGLPPTLVLPLPPSTTITELRDRIDERLPTTQSRLILTTLSNKQLPSASDSPISEYLSTSEDEFLSLRLAVPLCGGKGGFGSQLRAAGGRMSSRKKKNQEDHGSSRNLDGRRLRTVNEAKALAEYLAIKPEMEKKEKEKRRERWEQIVQLSEQKEAEIKSGSKSRLDGKWVEDKEESSERTRDAVLAAMKAGNYKDNLLSTSHESNSTQTSNEQSGSDEEKGASSQGSTPPPVEQAKPEKEKARTFFGFDEDDEFMSSDDEEAEEK is encoded by the coding sequence ATGTCGTCGCGAAATCTCAACGTGCTGGTTACCAGCTTTGCCGGTCTCGGCTTGCCACCTACACTCGttctgcctcttcctccatcaactACCATCACAGAACTGCGAGATCGCATCGACGAGCGACTACCAACAACTCAGTCTAGACTCATCCTCACAACTCTTTCAAATAAGCAACTGCCATCAGCTTCGGATTCGCCAATCTCTGAATATCTTTCTACAAGCGAAGATGAGTTCTTGTCGTTGCGACTGGCAGTGCCGCTCTGCGGTGGCAAGGGTGGTTTCGGATCACAGCTGAGAGCTGCGGGTGGTCGCATGTCTTctcggaagaagaagaaccaaGAAGATCACGGTTCGAGCCGTAACCTGGATGGCCGACGGTTGCGCACGGTgaacgaggccaaggctctggCCGAGTATCTCGCCATCAAgcccgagatggagaagaaggagaaggagaagcgcCGTGAGCGCTGGGAGCAGATTGTCCAGCTGTCGGAgcagaaggaggctgagatcaAGTCAGGCAGCAAGAGCCGGCTTGACGGCAAGTGGGttgaggacaaggaggagagcAGCGAGCGTACCCGAGATGCTGTCCTAGCTGCCATGAAGGCTGGCAACTACAAGGACAACCTACTGAGCACCTCTCACGAGTCAAACTCTACGCAGACGAGCAATGAGCAATCCGGCTCGGATGAGGAAAAGGGCGCCTCGTCTCAGGGATCAACGCCGCCCCCGGTGGAACAAGCCAAGCCTGAGAAGGAAAAGGCGAGGACCTTCTTTGGatttgacgaggatgacgagttTATGAGCtccgacgacgaagaggccgaggaaaAGTGA